ATTAATGCAAAAGACAGTAATGGAAAATGTCTGTTTTCCACTAGAAATTGCAGGCGTCAAGAAAGCAGAAGCACAAGAAAAAGCAAGAGAACTCCTAGCTATAGTAGGATTAGAGAATAAAGAAAAGGCATATCCTTCTCAATTAAGTGGTGGTCAAAAGCAAAGAGTTGCCATTGCCAGAGCTCTAGCCACAAATCCAAAAGTATTACTATGTGACGAAGCAACCTCGGCACTAGATCCCACTACAACTCGTTCCATCCTGGCACTGCTAAAAGATATTAATAAGAGACTGGATATTACGATTGTCATCATCACCCATGAGATGAGCGTTATCGAAGGTATTTGCTCTCATGTTGCCATAATTGATCAGAGCAAGATAGCAGAGTCTGGACGAGTTCAAGAAATATTTACTCATCCGAAAACTCTTGCCGCTCAAAAACTAGTCTATCCAGATGGACAAAACACTGGCGAAAATATAGGCGAGAAATGTTTACGTATTGTATTTGATGGTAGTTCTTCTTATGATCCAGTAATGTCTGAGATGATCTTAGCTTGTAAGGCACCAGTCAATATTCTCTATGCAGATATGAAAGATATCGAAGGAACAGCTATTGGACAGATGGTCATACAATTGCCTTCGGATGAAAACTTAGCCGAAAAAATTATTTATTATCTAAAGAACAGAAATCTTACAGTAGAAGAGGTGAATTATCGTGCTTGATAGTGGAACCATATCCATGTTTGCCGTAGGCTTATTAGAGTCTTTGTATATGACATTAGTCAGTACATTTATTGCCTATTTAATAGGATTACCAATGGGTATCTTAGCTGTTGTAACGGAAAAAGATAATATTTTGCCAATAAAGTCGTTAAATAGCATTTTAAATACCATTATAAATATTACTCGTTCTATACCTTTTTTAATTTTAATGATTGCCATTATACCTTTGACTAAGAAGATAGTTGGTACACCTATTGGTTCTACTGCAACTATTGTACCTCTAGTAGTTTCAGCAGCTCCTTTTATTGCTAGAATGGTAGAATCTTCTATTAAGGAAGTAGATAAAGGTGTTATTGAGGCAGCTTTATCCATGGGAGCATCACCCTTTCAGATTATATATAAGGTAATGCTACCCGAGGCAAAACCTTCCTTAATTGTTGGCATTGCCATAGTCACTACAACGATTTTAGGTTATTCAGCCATGGCAGGAGCTGTAGGTGGAGGTGGTTTAGGAGCCATCGCTATTAATTATGGATATCATAGATATGAGTACTTTATTATGTTTGTGACCATTATATTATTAATCATTTTAGTACAAATTTTTCAAGAAATAGGCATGAGAATTGCCGATAAACAAGATAAAAGAAAATAAAAGGGGGAATCATTTATGAAAAAAGTTATTAGTTTACTAACCGTTGCAGTTTTATCTATTTTTGTGTTTGTAGGCTGTAGCGCATCTGACGACAAGATTATAACAATTGGTGCAAGTCCATCTCCTCATGCAGAAATTTTAGGGGTGGCAAAAGAAGTGTTAGCAGAGGAAGGTTATACTTTAGAAATTAAAGAATTTACGGATTATGTTGTCCCAAACACTGCTTTAGATTCTGGAGACATTGATGCGAATTTCTTTCAACACAAACCTTATTTAGACGATTTTAATGCACAAAAAGGTACAGAATTAGCATCTATTGCAACAATTCATTATGAACCACTAGGTTTATATCCAGGAAAAACAACTAGCCTTAATGAATTAGCAGATGGCGCTACTATAGCTGTTCCAAATGACACGACAAATGAAGCAAGAGCATTACTATTATTAGAATCAGCTGGACTTATAAAAGTAGATCCAAATGCAGGTTTACAAGCTACAATAAGAGATATTACCGATAATCCTAAAAATCTAGTAATCAAAGAAATAGAAGCAGCTCAAGTTGCTAGAATGTTAGAAGACGTAGATATGGCAGTAGTCAATGGAAATTATGCTCTATTAGCTGAATTAGACGTTGAAAATGATGCATTAGTAAAAGAAGAAAAAGACTCTTTAGCTGCTACTACTTATGCAAATATTGTAGCTGTTCATCAAGGAGACGAAGAAAGAGAAGATTTAAAAGCTCTGGTAAAAGCACTACAATCAGAGAAAGTAAAAGAATTTATTCAAGAAAAATATGAGGGTTCTGTTGTACCGATGTTTTAAGTAAGGTGGTCGGGTGGTCAGGTGGTCAGGTGGTCAGCAAAAGCATAATGCCACTGCTGCGCTTGTGGCTGAATGCAATACCATCTTCTAAGACCCTAGCTACTGCTTAGTCACCTTGAGCGTTAGCGAAGGGCCTTAGAAGTCATATAGAAAAAGCTTAGACGTACAAGTCTAAGCTTTTTCTTATTGTAATGCTATAAATAAATTCGATGTAAGGTTGTTTTTGACCCAAAAGGAATACCCTAATGCTAGTGACTAGTTGACTAGTGACTAGCGACTAAATGCGCTGAATGCGCTAGTCTATGTAGTTTATGATATCTTTTGCATGATCTACTACAATTTCTGGGTTTAGTGTTAGTAAGTAGTTTTTGTCTCGAAAGCCCCATGTAACCACGATGCACTTCATACCTGCATTTTTGGCTGTTTTTATATCTACTTCGGAATCTCCTATGTAAATGCATTCTTTTGGTTTGGCTCCTGCTATTTTAGCCAGAGCTAGAGCTCCGCTTGGGTCGGGTTTTCTTTCGTAATCTCCGTGAGAGCCGATGACTTTAATGAAACTCCACTTGCTTAAGTATTGATCTACGATAAAATCTGTTACATCCTGATTTTTATTGGTATTAACTGCTAAGGGGATACCTAAATTTGTGATTTTATCTAGTACTTTAGCGATACCTGGATAAAGGTTCATGCCTGCTCCGTAGTGCTTGCCGTAGGTTTTAATCATCATAGAGTAGTATTTTTCTACAGATTCTGAATCTTTATATTCTTCAGGAAGAGCCCTAAATACTAGATGTTTAATGCCATTACCTACAAATTCCTTGTATTTTAAAGTAGGATATGTTTCGAAATCATTTTCTTTTAAAACTTGATTCATAGAAAATGCAATGCCTTCTAATGAATCTACTAAGGTACCATCTAAATCAAAAATCATCAGCTTAGTTGTCATATTTACCACCTCAAAGACAAAATATTTGTAATACAATTATAGCATATTTAAATTTGTCTCTATTCAGAATAAGGAATAAAAGGATTTACATTCTTACAAAGTGAGAATTTGACAGAATGTCCAATATCCATTATATTTATATTATAAATCAGATATGATAACTAGGTTTAGGGGGTGAATGAAATGAAAATATCTACAAAAGGGAGATATGGCCTACGGGCAATTATTGACTTGGCGCTAAACTCTAATGGAGAGCATGTTTCTTTAGTAAATATTGCAGAAAGACAGGACATCTCGAAGAACTATCTAGAACAGGTTTTCTCAACATTGCGAAAAGCAGATATTGTGAAAAGTGTAAAAGGAGCCCAAGGTGGCTATGAACTAGCGAAAGACCCTTCTGAAATTACTGCAGGCGAAATTTTAAGGGCTCTTGAAGGAAGTTTATCTGTAGTAAATCCATCTAATGAAAATGAAAGCAATACAATAGAAAAGTGCATTAAGAAGAATGTGTGGAATAAAATTGATGAAAGTGTAAATACAGTAATTGATAATACTACCTTAGAAGATTTAATAAACGAATATAAGAAAGATTCTGATGTAATTATGTATTATATCTAAATAGCTAGATTATGTGATTTCTAACATAATTTAATAATTCCTTGCATATAATGAGTACAGGAAAAAGGGGTGTATAAATTTGAAAGAATTTATCTTAATGCTCGTATTACTGTGCTCATTTTTTATGTTTGGATGTTCTACAGGATCAGAGGATGCTGTGAATATTACTGACAACAAAAGTACTGATATTGCTGTGGAGGAGAATACTATTGAACAAGTGCAAATGCCAACTAAGTTGAGTTCAACGAAGACAAATTTGAATACTTATTTTGCACTTATTGACAGACCTCTAGAGGAACTCGAGTCCTTATGTGGACAAGCTGATGTAAAAGATGTAATGTATGGTGGAGACTTTTATTACTATGACAAACTAGAAATAGGATTTGGCGTTGATGGGGATATTGTAACTTCTATTTATATCTATGAAGGAGAATTAGATAATGGGATTAAAGTCAATATGTCCTTAGAAGAAGCATTAAAAATTCTTCAATTATCACAAGCGGATGTAGAAGAAAACGAATACGGTATAATATTAGTCTTCTCTAAATACCATTCTTACGATGCCTATCTATCCTTTGATGAAGGAAAGCTACAAGAAATCCTCATTAAGAAGAGTTAGGTCTTTAAGTTTTTCCCGTCCAACCGACCAACGAGCGAACTGTCCAACCAGTCATCAAGAAATCACACAAAAACTAAAAAAGGAGGATGTCAACTCCTCCTTTAATTGTCATTCTAAATTATTATTTCGATCTCCATCAGGGTTTGAACGGATAAAAATTTGCCCATCTCTGTGTACTACATGGTAACCTGGGAAGTCACTGATATTGTTTGCAATTTCCTCAAGTGTATAAACTTGTCCAGAACTTACGTCTTTGAATTTCTTATTGCGGCCACCATCACCCTCTTCAATTACTTGAAGTTCACGTTTTTCCATTTTCTTACCTCCTTGTGTCTTAGTTTTACCTATTATTTGTAATCAAAGATAAAATATACTCAGGAGAAAAAATAAGCGTTTCAAAACAACTATTTTTTCTAATAGAAAAATCTTACTTTGGACCTAAACTCCTTCCTTAATTATTCTGAGGCTTTGTCGAAGGATCTTGACCCTAAAGGAATACATACAAGCCAGAGACCAATGATTAGTGACTAACGCGCCTTCGGCGCGTAGCCTATTCCAACTATTGTCACTATATTTAACATATCGGAATTGTTATAATGGTAATAGAGAACAAGAATTACCTAAGGAGGCGTTTATGAAAAAGAGACATTTTATTATAGCATCAATCGCGTTGATATTTTTCATTGCTTTGGGTATAAGTATTTACATAAATCGATCAGAGATTACAGAGATTCACTATAGAGACT
This sequence is a window from Alkalibaculum bacchi. Protein-coding genes within it:
- a CDS encoding methionine ABC transporter ATP-binding protein codes for the protein MKEKIIEIIDLTKSFHTKDGEVKALDHIDLTIHKGDIFGIIGMSGAGKSTLVRCMNFLEVPTAGTVIVDGQDLFALSKKELREVRHSMGMIFQQFNLLMQKTVMENVCFPLEIAGVKKAEAQEKARELLAIVGLENKEKAYPSQLSGGQKQRVAIARALATNPKVLLCDEATSALDPTTTRSILALLKDINKRLDITIVIITHEMSVIEGICSHVAIIDQSKIAESGRVQEIFTHPKTLAAQKLVYPDGQNTGENIGEKCLRIVFDGSSSYDPVMSEMILACKAPVNILYADMKDIEGTAIGQMVIQLPSDENLAEKIIYYLKNRNLTVEEVNYRA
- a CDS encoding methionine ABC transporter permease, coding for MLDSGTISMFAVGLLESLYMTLVSTFIAYLIGLPMGILAVVTEKDNILPIKSLNSILNTIINITRSIPFLILMIAIIPLTKKIVGTPIGSTATIVPLVVSAAPFIARMVESSIKEVDKGVIEAALSMGASPFQIIYKVMLPEAKPSLIVGIAIVTTTILGYSAMAGAVGGGGLGAIAINYGYHRYEYFIMFVTIILLIILVQIFQEIGMRIADKQDKRK
- a CDS encoding MetQ/NlpA family ABC transporter substrate-binding protein, whose product is MKKVISLLTVAVLSIFVFVGCSASDDKIITIGASPSPHAEILGVAKEVLAEEGYTLEIKEFTDYVVPNTALDSGDIDANFFQHKPYLDDFNAQKGTELASIATIHYEPLGLYPGKTTSLNELADGATIAVPNDTTNEARALLLLESAGLIKVDPNAGLQATIRDITDNPKNLVIKEIEAAQVARMLEDVDMAVVNGNYALLAELDVENDALVKEEKDSLAATTYANIVAVHQGDEEREDLKALVKALQSEKVKEFIQEKYEGSVVPMF
- a CDS encoding HAD family hydrolase, which produces MTTKLMIFDLDGTLVDSLEGIAFSMNQVLKENDFETYPTLKYKEFVGNGIKHLVFRALPEEYKDSESVEKYYSMMIKTYGKHYGAGMNLYPGIAKVLDKITNLGIPLAVNTNKNQDVTDFIVDQYLSKWSFIKVIGSHGDYERKPDPSGALALAKIAGAKPKECIYIGDSEVDIKTAKNAGMKCIVVTWGFRDKNYLLTLNPEIVVDHAKDIINYID
- a CDS encoding RrF2 family transcriptional regulator gives rise to the protein MKISTKGRYGLRAIIDLALNSNGEHVSLVNIAERQDISKNYLEQVFSTLRKADIVKSVKGAQGGYELAKDPSEITAGEILRALEGSLSVVNPSNENESNTIEKCIKKNVWNKIDESVNTVIDNTTLEDLINEYKKDSDVIMYYI
- a CDS encoding DUF3892 domain-containing protein, which produces MEKRELQVIEEGDGGRNKKFKDVSSGQVYTLEEIANNISDFPGYHVVHRDGQIFIRSNPDGDRNNNLE